One Nocardia sp. BMG111209 DNA segment encodes these proteins:
- a CDS encoding HAD hydrolase-like protein has protein sequence MTAQVPESDVLLRAYSHATGGNPLAIRLTIGQLRYSAGGLAEMIDRLHSGADLEVFFDPIFEHAWRIVFSARNAAYLEIMTVLALHPASASPSAVTAALNPAYVRFRDDIAYLADSSLVELVHSKSPRAPRLGLHPLVRAYILSKVRGDIRTLELENSLIEYYLDLIGGPEPPGHSDKLRVLQREYRNILHFAVRSAHTVPASANSRNALRRSIGYSNGLAEFLWHRGYWRDRITLCTNAARAAKLLGDRAELAGQLALIGRMHIRTGDIPLARKYLRWSKRSLPRGAAADTRRETTRLRAHLAFALGDYGTAQSLFEEVLAVAPDSIDSNGKTATLVELGICMYSRGDFEAAIAALTRAEQKNEDENAVQGLAVTLSHLGNAAYEAGDPERSRHCWERGRAMATQVDRPMTEGRCLLGLAKIGVLNRADREAESYASAARRIFERLGVAEATEARSILENLAAENADNSDRLSTVLRHCRAVIFDFEDTIAATAHTRWPVMRDTARKFGVRLNDYKIKKVWGRRLDEMFSELFPDDSIDVEEFQRIYKLSMLETKPVPTVGAIPLVTRLNRLDIPQIIISSGSRDLIEQDLDQLNIRTLFDEIFDQKSSPRPTSPHAGQPAEYFSKPDPEVLDRPLAYLAGRGIHDGIVYLGDSVRDLMTTRSHPLGRTAVTFIAVLSGSEQAANFVANGQPEGLIVPNLSMVRMWLERHDAGGEPRHRTTG, from the coding sequence ATGACCGCACAGGTACCGGAGAGCGATGTCCTGCTGCGCGCCTATTCCCACGCAACCGGGGGAAATCCGCTTGCGATCCGCCTCACCATCGGACAATTACGATACAGTGCCGGCGGGTTGGCGGAGATGATCGACCGACTGCATTCCGGCGCCGACCTCGAGGTGTTTTTCGATCCGATCTTCGAACACGCGTGGAGAATAGTTTTCAGTGCCCGGAACGCGGCCTATCTCGAGATCATGACCGTCCTGGCACTGCATCCGGCATCCGCCTCACCGAGCGCCGTGACCGCGGCACTGAATCCGGCGTACGTCCGGTTTCGGGACGACATCGCGTATCTGGCCGATTCGTCTCTGGTGGAGTTGGTGCACTCGAAAAGCCCCCGCGCACCCCGGCTGGGTCTTCATCCCCTCGTCCGTGCATACATCCTGTCCAAGGTTCGCGGAGATATCCGGACTCTCGAACTGGAGAACTCACTGATCGAGTACTATCTCGATCTGATCGGCGGCCCGGAGCCGCCGGGGCACAGCGACAAGCTGCGTGTACTGCAGCGCGAGTACCGCAATATTCTTCATTTCGCCGTTCGCTCGGCTCATACCGTCCCCGCGAGTGCGAATTCGCGTAATGCCCTTCGCCGATCGATCGGGTACTCCAACGGTTTGGCGGAATTCTTGTGGCATCGTGGATACTGGCGCGACAGAATTACGCTCTGCACGAACGCGGCGCGGGCCGCGAAACTGCTGGGCGACCGTGCGGAGCTGGCCGGGCAACTGGCACTGATCGGCCGGATGCACATCAGGACCGGCGATATTCCGCTGGCGCGCAAGTACCTGCGGTGGAGCAAGAGATCCTTGCCCAGGGGTGCCGCGGCCGACACCCGCCGTGAGACGACGCGACTGCGCGCGCATCTGGCCTTCGCCCTCGGCGATTACGGTACGGCCCAGTCGCTGTTCGAGGAAGTTCTCGCCGTGGCCCCCGACAGTATCGACTCGAACGGAAAAACCGCCACGCTGGTCGAATTGGGCATCTGCATGTATTCACGGGGCGACTTCGAAGCCGCCATAGCGGCCCTGACGCGAGCCGAGCAGAAGAACGAAGACGAGAACGCAGTGCAGGGCCTTGCGGTAACACTCAGTCATCTGGGGAACGCGGCGTACGAGGCAGGGGATCCGGAGCGGTCACGGCATTGCTGGGAACGTGGCCGGGCGATGGCCACCCAGGTCGACCGGCCCATGACCGAAGGGCGTTGCCTCCTCGGTCTCGCCAAGATCGGCGTGCTGAACCGTGCCGACCGGGAGGCCGAGTCGTATGCCTCGGCGGCCCGGCGCATCTTCGAACGGCTGGGAGTGGCAGAGGCGACCGAGGCACGCTCGATCCTCGAGAATCTGGCAGCGGAGAACGCGGACAACTCGGACCGGCTGTCCACTGTCCTGCGGCACTGCAGAGCAGTCATTTTCGACTTCGAGGACACGATAGCGGCCACCGCACACACTCGATGGCCGGTGATGCGGGATACCGCGAGAAAATTCGGCGTCCGGCTCAACGACTACAAGATCAAGAAGGTCTGGGGGCGGCGTCTGGACGAAATGTTCTCGGAACTGTTTCCCGACGACAGTATCGATGTGGAAGAATTCCAGCGAATCTACAAGCTGTCCATGCTGGAGACGAAACCGGTACCGACGGTCGGCGCGATTCCGTTGGTGACGAGGCTGAATCGCCTGGACATTCCGCAGATCATCATCAGTTCCGGTAGCAGAGATCTCATCGAGCAGGATCTCGATCAATTGAACATTCGCACGCTCTTCGACGAGATATTCGATCAGAAGAGCAGCCCGAGACCCACATCGCCGCATGCGGGACAACCTGCCGAGTATTTTTCCAAGCCGGACCCGGAGGTGCTGGACCGGCCGCTCGCGTACCTCGCGGGCAGAGGAATTCACGATGGAATCGTCTACCTCGGCGACAGCGTTCGCGATCTCATGACGACGCGGTCGCACCCGCTCGGCCGAACCGCAGTCACCTTCATAGCCGTTCTCAGCGGCTCGGAACAGGCTGCGAACTTCGTCGCGAACGGGCAGCCGGAGGGACTGATCGTGCCGAACCTGTCCATGGTGCGGATGTGGCTCGAACGCCACGATGCCGGCGGCGAGCCCCGACATCGGACCACCGGGTGA
- a CDS encoding NB-ARC domain-containing protein: MSHVRAGRDITTHNYFPYPAAGAADASASGVDSGAAEGGSLSTEQFVRHNVAPPFADFVDRRREQARIHRGLRKRGAIISIYGMAGIGKSALANKIAWQLTGESIRSRRGDAHATTRAAPAFDAVIWCDQSARHMTLDEILNTISFVLEDTRAPLLPVARKVEHVARNLNRERCLLVVDNFDDRYNSDLRHFLARIGSRSKVMITSRTVYSHDAWHVRIGSLNNRARLSMISRRSIDWR, from the coding sequence ATGTCGCATGTGCGGGCAGGCCGTGACATCACCACACACAACTACTTCCCGTATCCGGCCGCCGGCGCCGCCGATGCGAGTGCGTCCGGCGTGGATTCCGGTGCCGCCGAGGGTGGTTCGCTGTCCACCGAGCAATTCGTTCGGCACAATGTCGCGCCCCCGTTCGCGGACTTCGTGGACCGCAGGCGTGAACAGGCGAGAATCCATCGCGGACTTCGGAAGCGCGGTGCGATCATCTCGATATACGGCATGGCCGGGATCGGTAAGTCGGCACTCGCCAACAAGATTGCATGGCAGCTGACGGGAGAGTCGATCCGGTCCCGTCGCGGTGATGCGCACGCAACGACGCGGGCCGCGCCCGCATTCGACGCCGTCATATGGTGCGATCAGTCCGCACGTCATATGACCTTGGACGAGATCCTGAATACGATCTCGTTCGTGCTCGAAGACACGCGGGCACCCTTGCTCCCGGTCGCGAGAAAGGTCGAACATGTAGCTCGCAACCTCAATCGCGAGAGATGCCTCCTCGTCGTCGACAATTTCGACGACCGCTACAACAGTGACCTCCGGCATTTCCTGGCCAGAATCGGATCGCGCTCCAAGGTCATGATCACGTCGCGAACCGTCTACAGCCACGACGCCTGGCACGTGCGAATCGGCTCGCTGAACAACCGGGCACGCCTGAGCATGATCTCCAGGAGATCGATCGACTGGAGATGA
- a CDS encoding long-chain fatty acid--CoA ligase, translating to MSTEIGFTHQSGVTVDTVPAAFQQTATLRPHQVALRTVGGNQQITWREYAQRVAAIAAGLAKLGVRHGDTVGLMLTNRPEFNLVDTAVLHLGGTPFSVYNTSSPEQIAHVFTNAGNRVVITEQVFLPAIQGAGVSLDHVVVVDGPTAVGVLSLHDIEDDPAADFDFAAAWQAVRPQDLATLIYTSGTTGPSKGVELTHANIVAQISAQQHDIMRAGFDDRGVSYLPAAHVADRISGHCTNLFTGMTITCVADAREIAAALPDARPTTFFGVPRVWQKVKAGIETRLAEAGAVQHALAQWAIGVGVTAARLGVAGGRPGPLLTVQHRLADTLVLAKLRAALGLDELRLAASGAAAIPPETLEFLLGLGFTVTEVWGMSETSGVGTFTDLRTPRPGSVGRALGDLELRLGGDGELLVRGSVVTHGYRGTPEKTAEALDADGWLHTGDVATIDADGWVTIVDRKKELLITEAGKNISPANVENAVKAASSLAGQVVALGDGRAYLTALIVLDADLAALRAKSLGMPGADAAILAEHPEIIEEIRAAVRSGNTRLARVEQIKRFTIVPQAWEPGGTELTPTLKLKRAPIAAAYAAEIEALYTDPQPVDVHSV from the coding sequence ATGAGCACAGAGATCGGCTTCACCCATCAATCCGGCGTCACGGTGGACACCGTGCCGGCGGCGTTCCAGCAGACCGCGACGCTGCGGCCGCATCAGGTGGCGCTGCGGACCGTCGGCGGAAATCAGCAGATCACCTGGCGGGAATACGCGCAGCGGGTCGCGGCGATCGCGGCGGGACTGGCGAAACTCGGTGTGCGGCACGGGGACACCGTGGGCCTGATGCTGACCAACCGGCCCGAGTTCAACCTCGTCGACACCGCCGTCCTGCATCTGGGCGGCACCCCGTTCTCGGTGTACAACACCAGTTCCCCGGAACAGATCGCGCACGTGTTCACCAACGCCGGCAACCGGGTCGTGATCACCGAACAGGTGTTCCTGCCCGCGATCCAGGGTGCGGGGGTGTCGCTGGACCATGTCGTGGTCGTGGACGGTCCCACCGCCGTGGGCGTGCTGTCGCTGCACGACATCGAGGACGATCCCGCCGCCGACTTCGACTTCGCCGCCGCCTGGCAGGCGGTGCGGCCACAGGATCTGGCCACCCTCATCTACACCTCCGGCACCACCGGGCCGTCGAAGGGCGTGGAACTCACCCACGCCAACATCGTCGCCCAGATCTCCGCGCAGCAGCACGACATCATGCGGGCCGGATTCGACGACCGCGGCGTGTCCTATCTGCCGGCCGCGCACGTCGCCGACCGGATCTCGGGGCACTGCACCAACCTGTTCACCGGCATGACCATCACCTGCGTCGCCGATGCCCGCGAGATCGCCGCCGCCCTGCCCGACGCGCGGCCCACCACCTTCTTCGGGGTGCCGCGGGTGTGGCAGAAGGTCAAGGCGGGCATTGAGACCCGCCTCGCCGAGGCCGGCGCCGTGCAGCATGCACTGGCGCAGTGGGCGATCGGGGTCGGCGTCACCGCCGCACGCCTCGGCGTCGCCGGGGGACGGCCCGGCCCGCTGCTGACCGTGCAGCACCGGCTCGCCGACACCCTGGTTCTCGCGAAACTGCGTGCGGCACTGGGCCTCGACGAACTGCGGTTGGCCGCCTCCGGCGCCGCCGCGATCCCGCCGGAAACCCTGGAATTCCTGCTCGGCCTCGGCTTCACCGTCACCGAGGTGTGGGGCATGTCCGAGACCAGCGGCGTCGGCACCTTCACCGACCTGCGCACACCGCGCCCCGGTTCGGTCGGCCGCGCGCTCGGCGACCTGGAACTGCGCCTCGGCGGCGACGGGGAATTGCTGGTCCGCGGCTCGGTGGTCACCCACGGCTACCGCGGCACGCCCGAGAAGACCGCCGAGGCCCTCGACGCCGACGGCTGGCTGCACACCGGCGACGTCGCCACCATCGACGCCGACGGCTGGGTCACCATCGTCGACCGCAAGAAGGAACTGCTGATCACCGAGGCGGGTAAGAACATCTCCCCCGCCAACGTCGAGAACGCCGTGAAGGCCGCGTCCTCGCTGGCCGGGCAGGTGGTCGCCCTCGGCGACGGCCGCGCCTACCTCACCGCACTGATCGTGCTCGACGCCGACCTGGCGGCGCTGCGCGCCAAATCCCTTGGCATGCCCGGCGCCGACGCGGCGATCCTCGCCGAACACCCGGAGATCATCGAGGAGATCCGCGCCGCGGTCCGCTCCGGCAACACCCGCCTCGCGCGCGTCGAGCAGATCAAACGCTTCACCATCGTGCCGCAGGCCTGGGAACCCGGCGGCACCGAACTGACCCCCACCCTGAAACTCAAACGCGCCCCGATCGCGGCGGCCTACGCCGCCGAGATCGAAGCGCTCTACACCGATCCGCAACCGGTGGACGTACATTCGGTCTGA
- a CDS encoding YbhB/YbcL family Raf kinase inhibitor-like protein produces MPDYSYNPYAALPQVPTFTVTSTDVADGAPFAIAQASKAFGVPGGQDVSPQLSWSGFPSETKSFVVTVYDPDAPTASGFWHWAVLDIPVATTVLDSGAGSAGGTLPAGAVTLRNDAGFPGFVGAAPPAGHGYHRYFVTVHAVDVDTLELGADTSAAVLGFNLFFHTLARAQFVATFEVTE; encoded by the coding sequence GTGCCCGACTACTCCTACAACCCGTACGCGGCCCTGCCGCAGGTGCCGACGTTCACCGTCACCTCCACCGACGTCGCCGACGGGGCGCCGTTCGCGATCGCGCAGGCCAGCAAGGCCTTCGGCGTGCCCGGCGGACAGGATGTGTCGCCGCAGCTGTCGTGGTCCGGATTCCCTTCGGAGACCAAGAGTTTCGTGGTCACCGTGTACGATCCGGACGCGCCGACCGCGTCGGGTTTCTGGCACTGGGCGGTGCTGGACATCCCCGTGGCCACGACCGTGCTGGATTCCGGTGCGGGCAGTGCCGGCGGCACGCTGCCCGCCGGTGCGGTGACCCTGCGCAACGATGCCGGTTTCCCGGGCTTCGTCGGCGCGGCGCCGCCGGCCGGGCACGGTTATCACCGGTATTTCGTCACCGTGCACGCCGTCGACGTCGACACGCTGGAGCTCGGCGCCGACACCAGTGCGGCGGTACTGGGTTTCAACCTGTTCTTCCACACCCTCGCGCGGGCGCAGTTCGTGGCGACGTTCGAGGTGACCGAGTAA
- a CDS encoding M20/M25/M40 family metallo-hydrolase, which produces MSVSGEELRSPSPSRAVSEVVELVSTLIRFDTSNTGELSTTKGERECAQWVAQQLHEAGYTTEYVESGAPGRGNVFARLPGADSARGALMIHGHLDVVPAEAADWSVHPFSGAVRDGYVWGRGAIDMKDMVGMMLAVARQFKIEGTVPPRDLVFAFLADEENGGRWGSQWLADNRPDLFEGITEAVGEVGGFSLTVPRPDGSERRLYLVETAEKGLGWMRLRAKARAGHGSFLHDDNAVTLLAQAVARLGTHTFPLVLSDSVAEFLAAVSEETGLAFDPASPDIEGQLAKLGTISRIIGATLRDTANPTMLQAGYKANVIPQTAEAVVDCRVVPGRQAAFEREVDELIGPDVEREWITKLDSYETTFDGHLVDAMNDAILAHDPAGRTVPYMLSGGTDAKAFARLGIRCFGFAPLQLPPDLDFSALFHGVDERVPVPALEFGTRVLEHFLLHS; this is translated from the coding sequence GTGTCCGTCTCCGGCGAAGAACTCCGATCCCCGTCCCCGTCGCGTGCCGTGTCGGAGGTGGTGGAGCTGGTCAGCACGCTGATCCGGTTCGACACCTCCAACACCGGTGAGCTGTCCACCACCAAGGGCGAGCGGGAGTGCGCGCAGTGGGTGGCGCAGCAGTTGCACGAGGCCGGTTACACCACCGAGTACGTGGAATCCGGCGCGCCCGGCCGCGGGAACGTGTTCGCGCGGCTGCCCGGCGCGGACTCCGCCCGGGGCGCGCTGATGATCCACGGGCATCTGGACGTGGTGCCCGCCGAGGCCGCCGACTGGAGCGTGCACCCGTTCTCCGGGGCGGTGCGCGACGGGTACGTGTGGGGCCGCGGCGCGATCGATATGAAGGATATGGTCGGGATGATGCTGGCGGTGGCCCGCCAGTTCAAGATCGAGGGCACGGTCCCGCCGCGGGATCTGGTGTTCGCGTTCCTCGCCGACGAGGAGAACGGCGGCCGCTGGGGTTCGCAGTGGCTGGCCGACAACCGGCCGGATCTGTTCGAGGGGATCACCGAGGCCGTCGGCGAGGTCGGTGGTTTCTCGCTGACGGTGCCGCGGCCCGACGGTAGCGAGCGGCGGCTGTATCTGGTGGAGACCGCGGAGAAGGGTCTGGGCTGGATGCGGTTGCGCGCCAAGGCCCGTGCCGGGCACGGCTCGTTCCTGCACGACGACAACGCGGTGACGCTGCTGGCGCAGGCGGTGGCGCGGCTGGGCACGCACACCTTCCCGCTGGTGCTGTCGGATTCGGTGGCCGAATTCCTCGCCGCGGTGAGCGAGGAGACCGGGCTGGCGTTCGATCCCGCGAGCCCGGACATCGAGGGACAGCTGGCGAAGCTGGGCACGATCTCGCGCATCATCGGTGCGACGTTGCGCGACACCGCGAATCCGACGATGCTGCAGGCCGGATACAAGGCCAACGTGATCCCGCAGACCGCGGAGGCGGTGGTGGACTGCCGGGTGGTACCCGGCCGGCAGGCGGCGTTCGAACGGGAGGTGGACGAGCTGATCGGGCCCGATGTGGAGCGCGAGTGGATCACGAAACTCGATTCGTACGAGACCACGTTCGACGGGCATCTGGTGGACGCGATGAACGACGCGATCCTCGCCCACGATCCGGCCGGCCGTACCGTGCCCTACATGCTGTCCGGTGGTACCGACGCGAAGGCGTTCGCGCGCTTGGGGATCCGCTGCTTCGGTTTCGCGCCGTTGCAGTTGCCGCCGGATCTGGACTTCTCCGCGCTGTTCCACGGTGTCGACGAACGAGTGCCGGTGCCGGCCTTGGAATTCGGTACCCGGGTGCTCGAACATTTCCTACTGCACAGCTGA
- a CDS encoding MFS transporter — translation MSTSLSSPSGVDVDTGRLDGASRLRIFTVLAVIVLYTEIAPLQFTMVGAALQKMAKSFPTVGANINWAVIILGLIGASATPLLGKASDIWGKKKLFLLCGVLFLIGCLIDALTTNWTLFLIGRGLQALAIASQFISYGLIRDLLPRKYIPLSLGIVGAGLGFSGVIAPFISGVLIDHFDWPAMFWFLGAFTLVLTPLVIAVVPESPLRVKQRIDPFGAVMLSGGALLILLYLDNGQTWGWTRPSALAYVIAGVALLVGFFVVELRVAQPIMDMKLLLNPKVSIVLLMTFFGIGLTAVQPVALGYMSQTPDQDHLRDSVVDGVVTQTHQMTGQTLPASLVKVAFDPGYTYGNGFSMVQYAVHLGIWAGVMGMIVGPLAGALTRRIGARTPAIIGLALLAVAALGYTFASYSWPVYLLISAIGGIAFGFVYAAVPNLIVEAVPAEQQGISTGMLGVVQNIGTSAAVAVMTAMLNANPVKAHLDVAGHRSEQVIPQVFADHGYHTSFVFVLVTTIIGLIIALFMRHGRTPTTGGAAGDNLIADAGAGAGDGIVAVGDTPATTRTGTEEAPATA, via the coding sequence ATGTCCACCTCACTCTCGAGCCCGTCCGGCGTCGACGTCGACACCGGCCGCCTCGACGGCGCCTCACGGTTACGCATCTTCACCGTGCTCGCCGTGATCGTCCTGTACACCGAGATCGCACCGTTGCAGTTCACGATGGTCGGCGCCGCCCTGCAGAAGATGGCGAAGTCGTTCCCCACCGTGGGCGCCAACATCAACTGGGCCGTCATCATCCTCGGCCTCATCGGCGCCTCGGCCACCCCGCTGCTGGGCAAGGCCAGCGACATCTGGGGCAAGAAGAAGCTGTTCCTGCTCTGCGGCGTGCTGTTCCTGATCGGCTGCCTGATCGACGCGCTGACCACGAACTGGACCTTGTTCCTGATCGGCCGCGGACTGCAGGCCCTGGCCATCGCCAGCCAGTTCATCTCCTACGGCCTCATCCGGGACCTGTTGCCGCGCAAGTACATTCCGCTCAGCCTCGGCATCGTCGGCGCCGGCCTCGGCTTCTCCGGCGTGATCGCGCCGTTCATCAGCGGCGTACTGATCGACCACTTCGACTGGCCCGCGATGTTCTGGTTCCTCGGCGCGTTCACCCTGGTCCTCACCCCGCTGGTGATCGCGGTCGTGCCGGAATCCCCGCTGCGGGTGAAACAGCGCATCGACCCCTTCGGCGCGGTGATGCTGTCCGGCGGCGCGCTGCTGATCCTGCTGTACCTGGACAACGGGCAGACCTGGGGCTGGACCCGCCCCTCGGCGCTGGCCTACGTGATCGCCGGTGTGGCGCTGCTGGTCGGCTTCTTCGTGGTGGAACTGCGTGTGGCGCAGCCGATCATGGATATGAAGCTGCTGCTCAACCCCAAGGTCAGCATCGTGCTGCTGATGACGTTCTTCGGCATCGGCCTCACCGCGGTGCAACCGGTGGCACTGGGCTACATGAGCCAGACCCCCGACCAGGACCACCTGCGTGACAGCGTCGTCGACGGCGTGGTCACCCAGACCCACCAGATGACCGGCCAGACCCTGCCGGCCTCGCTGGTCAAGGTCGCCTTCGACCCCGGCTACACCTACGGCAACGGATTCTCGATGGTCCAGTACGCCGTGCACCTCGGTATCTGGGCCGGTGTCATGGGCATGATCGTCGGCCCGCTGGCCGGCGCGCTGACCCGCCGCATCGGCGCCCGCACCCCGGCCATCATCGGCCTGGCGCTGCTGGCCGTCGCCGCGCTCGGCTACACCTTCGCCTCCTACAGCTGGCCGGTCTACCTGCTGATCTCCGCGATCGGCGGCATCGCCTTCGGCTTCGTCTACGCCGCGGTGCCCAACCTGATCGTCGAGGCGGTCCCCGCCGAACAACAGGGCATCAGCACCGGCATGCTCGGCGTGGTCCAGAACATCGGCACCTCCGCCGCCGTGGCGGTCATGACCGCGATGCTCAACGCCAACCCGGTCAAGGCCCACCTGGACGTGGCCGGGCACCGCAGCGAGCAGGTGATCCCCCAGGTCTTCGCCGACCACGGATACCACACCAGCTTCGTATTCGTGCTGGTCACCACGATCATCGGCCTGATCATCGCCCTGTTCATGCGCCACGGCCGCACCCCCACCACCGGCGGCGCCGCCGGTGACAACCTGATCGCCGACGCGGGCGCCGGCGCCGGGGACGGCATCGTCGCGGTCGGGGACACCCCCGCCACGACGCGGACCGGCACCGAGGAGGCCCCCGCCACCGCGTGA
- a CDS encoding helix-turn-helix domain-containing protein gives MSARRVLGDFLRTRRDRLQPGQVGLPAGTGRRQTPGLRREEVATLAGLSVDYYIRLEQGRDTNPSLAVLDALAAALRLSADERRHLYDLARVVAGRRAVAAAPVSAVRPGLATLLAAVRPTPAFVLDQVSNMLDANPEGLHLLSGLAATDPQRRNLIRYVFTADPARQVFEDWPAMARDCVAHLRTVHGTDPEHPGLAALTGELCAASAEFDELWRTYDVRVKSGAQRVFRHPSVGRLTLTSEILTAPDGQRFVAFQPRPGSPDQDAVTLLALAGAQ, from the coding sequence GTGAGTGCACGTCGTGTTCTGGGGGATTTCCTGCGGACCCGCCGCGATCGCCTGCAGCCGGGGCAGGTGGGGTTGCCGGCGGGGACCGGTCGCCGGCAGACGCCGGGGTTGCGGCGGGAGGAGGTGGCGACGCTCGCGGGGCTGAGTGTGGACTACTACATCCGGCTGGAGCAGGGCCGGGACACGAATCCGAGTCTGGCGGTGCTGGACGCGCTGGCGGCGGCGCTGCGGTTGAGCGCGGACGAGCGTCGCCATCTCTACGATCTGGCGCGAGTGGTGGCGGGACGCCGGGCGGTGGCGGCGGCGCCGGTATCGGCGGTGCGCCCCGGACTGGCGACGTTGCTGGCGGCGGTGCGGCCGACGCCGGCGTTCGTGCTGGATCAGGTGAGCAATATGCTCGACGCGAATCCCGAAGGGCTGCATCTGTTGTCGGGGCTGGCGGCGACGGATCCGCAGCGGCGCAACCTGATCCGGTACGTGTTCACCGCGGATCCGGCGCGGCAGGTGTTCGAGGACTGGCCGGCGATGGCGCGCGATTGCGTGGCGCATCTGCGCACGGTGCACGGCACCGATCCGGAACATCCGGGGCTGGCCGCGCTGACCGGCGAATTATGTGCCGCCAGTGCGGAATTCGACGAGTTGTGGCGGACCTACGACGTGCGGGTCAAGTCCGGGGCACAGCGGGTGTTCCGGCATCCGTCGGTGGGGCGGTTGACGCTGACCTCGGAGATCCTGACCGCGCCGGACGGGCAGCGGTTCGTGGCGTTCCAGCCGCGGCCGGGCAGTCCGGACCAGGACGCGGTGACGCTGCTGGCGCTGGCCGGAGCGCAGTGA
- a CDS encoding SDR family oxidoreductase, protein MTDIAHTLIIGGSSGMGLALARRLLAAGEEVTLAARSRTGLDDAVTALGGGDRLHHRQADIADETSVAGLFASLGPLDHVVVTAADMTRGYGPIRDQTLDGARSVVDVKVLGPWLVGKYAAGQVTGSLTVTSGIAAYRPATGGAVVAMANAALEGLVRALALELAPVRVNAVSPGWIDTPIWDDFAGDAKTERLQAMAARLPAGRIGRPDDIAAAFQAVMTNEFLTGTVVHVDGGHRLV, encoded by the coding sequence ATGACCGACATCGCACACACCCTGATCATCGGCGGCAGCTCCGGCATGGGCCTCGCGCTGGCCCGCCGCCTGCTCGCCGCCGGCGAGGAGGTCACCCTCGCCGCCCGCTCCCGCACCGGCCTCGACGACGCCGTCACCGCCCTCGGCGGCGGCGACCGCCTGCACCACCGGCAGGCCGACATCGCCGACGAAACCTCCGTCGCCGGCCTGTTCGCCTCGCTGGGCCCGCTCGACCACGTCGTCGTCACCGCCGCCGACATGACCCGCGGCTACGGGCCGATCCGCGACCAGACCCTCGACGGCGCCCGCAGCGTCGTCGACGTCAAGGTGCTCGGGCCCTGGCTGGTCGGCAAGTACGCCGCCGGGCAGGTCACCGGCTCGCTGACGGTCACCTCCGGCATCGCCGCCTATCGGCCCGCCACCGGCGGCGCCGTCGTCGCCATGGCCAACGCCGCCCTCGAAGGACTGGTCCGCGCCCTGGCCCTGGAACTGGCGCCGGTCCGCGTCAACGCCGTATCCCCCGGCTGGATCGACACCCCCATCTGGGACGACTTCGCCGGCGACGCGAAAACCGAACGGCTGCAAGCGATGGCCGCCCGCCTGCCCGCCGGCCGCATCGGCCGGCCCGACGACATCGCCGCCGCCTTCCAGGCCGTGATGACCAACGAATTCCTCACCGGCACGGTCGTCCACGTCGACGGCGGGCACCGCCTGGTGTAA